The Pseudoalteromonas rubra region AGTATTTTCGTGATCAGGGGCTGAACGTATTGTTGCTGCTCGATTCGGTGACTCGTTATGCCATGGCGCAGCGTGAAATCGCGCTGGCAGTGGGTGAGCCTCCGGCAACCAAAGGTTATCCACCTTCGGTGTTTGCTAAATTGCCGGCTTTGGTCGAACGGGCGGGTAACGGTGGGGAAGGTCAGGGGTCGATCACGGCTTTCTTCACGGTATTGAGTGAAGGGGACGATATGCAAGACCCGATTGCAGATTCCGCTCGGGCAATTCTTGATGGGCACATTGTTTTGTCGCGGGAGCTGGCTGACAGTGGTCATTATCCGGCCATTGATATTGAGAAGTCCATTTCACGGGTAATGCCGCAGGTGGTATCGGAAAGTCACATGCAGCAGGCGCGTGTGCTCAAACAGGTTTATTCTATGTATCAGCAAAATAAAGATATGATCACATTGGGTGCCTACCAGCAAGGGAGTGATCCCATGTTGGATCAGGCTATCAATATGATGCCCAATATCAACGCCTTCTTGCAGCAAGGAATGAAAGACGTGTTGCACTATGATGAATGCCTGCAAGGTCTGGCACAACTTCTGGGACAGGGCTAATGGCAAATAACAAACTTGACTTATTGTTCAAACTTGAAAGCGAGAAAGAAGAAAAGCTACGCCTTAATTTTATTCAGGCGGAGCAAAATTTTCATGCGAATCAACAAAAGCTCAATGGCCTGAATGATTTTCGTCTTGAATATAGTCAACAGCTTCATCAAAAAGCGCAGCAAGGTCTCTCGAGTGCGGGGTTTGGCCAATATCACGCTTTTATCAGTAAGATTGAAGAGGCCATTCGGCAGCAGGCTAATACCGTTGCCACCGCTAAGCGAGTGGTGGATCAGCGTCGTAAGTTATGGTTAGAGCAACAAGTGAAAGCCAAAGCGATTGCCAAGCTGATAGAGAAAAAGGCGTTTGAAGAACAACAAAGGCTGGCCAAAGCAGAGCAGAAAATGCTTGATGAGTTTGCTACCAATATCTTCATGCGTCGCAAGCTCGCACAATAATAAAAGGTGTCAAAAATAGTTCATGAATGGCGTGCTTTTTGCAATGTTAATCCAGTATATCAATTTAATCCGGTTAGCGGCGCAAGTTTGCCGCACATATAGGTGGAAATATGGTCAATGTTTCGCTAGAAGTAGCAATCAATAACGGAGTTTCGGCGAAGGGAAAAGATCAAACGGAACAAGCGGAAGAGTCAGGGTTTCTTGCCATGCTTGCTCAGGCAGAGCAAGACAGCGGTGATGAAACGTCTCAGTCTGATGGGCAAAACGCGGGCGAATTTGCCCCATTGCCTGAGGGCCTGGACCGCCGTTTAGGTCTCGATGATAGCCATTTGCCGAAAAAACAAAATACCGCGCCGGATGAACCTTTACGGCTGGATGACTCCGAGTTACCAGGCAAGGGAAGTGCGGCAGCAGGTAGTGGTGCAAACCCCAGTGATGCTGATGAGCTGCTTGCTCAAATCACTTCCTCTAACGCGCAAAGTACAGACGTTGCCCACAATTTGGCACCAGTTCCCAAAGCGCTAAAAGATTATTTGGGTAAAGAAACGCTGGTGGTGCCACCTGAAACGAAAAAACCGCTCGACAACATTGGACCTGGACCGGTTGTACCAGCTCCTTTGGGTCAGGGGGAGTTGAGTCAGACTGACGACGCTGTGGATCCTAAGCTGCAAGAAGCGACATCTAAATCTGTCACCGCAGGCGCAAATGCGCTTCCCGATGGTAATCATCTGAAAGGCAAAATTCAGGTGGAGAGCGTGGATGAGTTAGTTATTCATAAACGGATTGATCGTGTGGGGCCTGGTATCATACAACCCAGCGATTCGTCTGGACCGGTGGCTGATGAGCTGCTTGCCAAAGGCGAAGGAAAATCTGCCAGTATCATGGAAGCGTTAAAATCTGACAATGCTGAAATAAATTTGAAAAGCAGTGACAAAGCGCAGGTCCAGGCCAAGTCTGTGAATGCTGAGCAGCCGCTTCCGGATGCTAAACTAGCTACTACACAAGCCGCGTCTGTACAAGCGAACCCTGCAAACGCAAACCCTGTAAATGCTCAAGAGATCTCATCGCAGCACGAACAAACACCTGAACAGGTTGCCGTGCATAAAGTGGTAACAGAAAAAGTGCCGTTCGACGGTAAAATCGCTCAGCGCCCGGTTGATCAGGTAGGCCCGGTGATAACAGCACCTCAGGGCGACCAGAAAGAGACCAAGCTCAGTGATAAAGTTCAGAGTGAGCAGAGCGAGTTTTTGCGCAATAGTAAATCTCAGGTGTCAGTCGCCGATAATGTGACTAAAGCACAACAGCCTGTGCAGCCACCTCAGGGCGCAAATGTAAACAGCACCGCTGACTTGAAAGCCATGGTTGACACACTTACTCCGCAGCAAAAGCAAACACTTGCGGCTAATTTACAGTCACAGCTAGATAGTGAAGAGCTAAGTGATCCTGAACATCGTGCAAAAGCGGAGCAGTTGTTGCAGCAGTTGGGTGTCAAACCGACCGGGACAACGTCCGGCAAAGCTGAAGGTGTAACAGCACCAGTTGTGTCAAATGTGGAGCAGTCAGGTCAAGCTGAGCAGGCCAAAGTGTCTGATAAAGACAATAACGCTGCCAGAATAACTGATCCGATAGCGCCAGAAAAGGTTAACAAACAGGCGGCGACAGTGAGCCAGTCTGGAGCAAATAGCGTAGATCAGAAACCGCAAAGTAAAGATGCTCAACATCAGACGACTGTTACTGAGTTGCAAGAGAGTGAGCATCCGGAATTAGCCCAGCTTAAAAAAGAGGGTGGACAGTCCGAACAGCAAAATTCACAACAGCGTAGTGCTATGCCTGCACCGGTAGAAAATATCTTTAAAGCCATTCGTGGCGAGCGCATAGATGATGGACTGAAGCATGAATTTAATGAAGTGCTGGCACAGGTAGAGCAGGTTCGCCAGAATCAACAGGTTAATCAACAAAGCGCAGTAAATCAAAAAGCCATGCAAACCGACCCAGCTGTTAGTCAGGCCATCAACATTGCCCGCAATGATGCTGTGAAAGCATTGCAAGAGCGTGTGAACATGATGCTGAATATCAACAATAAAGAAGCAGAAATTCGTCTGGACCCACCCGAATTGGGCAGTATGCAGATCCGAATTCGTTCTGAAGGCGAGCAGGCTCAGGTAAACTTTGTGGTGCAAAACCAGCAAGCCAAAGAGCAGTTAGAACAGTCCATGCCCAAGCTCAGAGAGATGCTTGCTGAGCAGGGGATCCAGCTCGGAGAAAGCAATATTCAGCAGGGGCAGGGGGGAGAGCAACAGCAACAGGAATCATCCCAAGGTCATGGAACACTTGCTAATAATGGCAGTGAAGCGCAAAATAACGGCCAACAATCAACGACTAGCAGACGGCAAAGTGATTCAGCAATAGATTACTATGCATAACAGCTGCTATGATTAAGGTTAAAGTGATTTAAAGAAGCGCGAATATGGCAGAAGAAAGCGATTTAGAAATAGAAGAAACTGGTGGATCAAAGAAAAAGTTGATCATCATTATTGCCGCTGTGGTTGTTGTTTTAGGCGCAGTAGCAGGCTACTTTTTATTTGCAGGGTCAGATGACGCGCCCGAATCGCTGGCAGAAGAGACGACTGAGCAGCAAGAGCAGGCATCGCAGGAAAATGCGGCGCAAACAGGCAGCGCACTGTATGTTGCCATGCCTCGTCCCTTTGTATTTAACGTACCAGGCGCCAGTCGCGACCGCATTGTACAAATCAAAGTGCAACTGTTGGTACGCGGTGACGTCAACGAAGAGGTTGCAAAGAAGCATATACCTCTGATTGAAGGGACACTGCTAAGTGTGTTTTCGACCACAACCGCTGATGAACTGAGTACCAGTGCGGGTAAAGAAACTCTGCGCCTTGGTGCACTGGACAAAGTTCAGGCTGCAATGGAAAGCGTTGAGGGCAGCAAGGTGGTCGAGCGCGTGTTATTCACCGGTTTTGTAATGCAGTAGGAAGAGTCAGTGAGCGACTTATTATCACAAGACGAAATCGATGCCTTATTGCATGGTGTCGATGAGGTCGAAGAAGAAGAAGTCCCGGATAGTGACGATGGCGGCACCAGTAACGCCTTACAATATGACTTTTCGTCACAGGACCGTATCGTCCGTGGTCGCATGCCGACTTTGGAAATCGTTAATGAGCGATTCGCGCGGCACATGCGGATCAGTTTGTTTAACATGATGCGTCGTACTGCCGAGGTATCAATCAATGGCGTACAGATGCTCAAGTTCGGTGAGTACATTCACACGCTATTTGTTCCTACCAGTCTGAACATGGTACGTTTTCGTCCGCTCAAAGGAACAGGGTTGATCACTATGGAAGCCCGCCTGGTGTTTATCCTGGTGGATAACTTCTTTGGTGGGGATGGGCGCTACCATGCGAAAATCGAAGGGCGAGAATTTACGCCTACAGAGCGGCGGATCGTTCAGATGCTGCTCAAAATCATTTTTGAAGATTATAAAGAAGCCTGGGCACCGGTTATGGATGTGTCGTTTGAATATCTCGACTCGGAAGTGAACCCGGCGATGGCGAACATAGTCTCTCCAACAGAGGTTGTGGTGATCAGCTCATTCCATATTGAGCTGGATGGCGGGGGAGGAGACTTCCATATATCCTTGCCTTACTCAATGCTTGAACCTATTCGTGAACTGCTAGACGCGGGTGTTCAGTCTGACACTGAAGACACCGACCTGCGTTGGAGTAAGGCGCTGCGTGACGAAATTATGGATGTTGAAGTGGAGCTGTCTACACAATTACTCGAAGTAGACTTATCGCTTGACCAAATCATGCAGTTAAAAGCGGGTGATATCATTCCTGTTGAGATGCCCGAGCATATCACAGTATTTGTGGAAGAACTGCCGACCTTTAGGGCTAAAATGGGGCGTTCTCGTGACAATGTTGCGCTGCAAATCAGTGAGAAGATTAAACGTCCAGAATCTGTGAAGTCAGAACTTCACGTGTTTACGAAGGGCGGCAAGAAGCTGGACTCGGATGCTGAGTTGGCGGAGTTAGAAGAAGATCTGCACCTGTCTGAAGGTGTGGATTTAGATTGGTGATGAAGAAGTTAATTAAGGTAGTCAGTGCATGAGTGATGATCAAGATACAATGGACGAATGGGCGGCTGCACTCGCAGAGGCCGAGGAAGCTGACCAGGACGGTGCTGAAGCCGAAGTTGCGGAATTGGAAGAGTTGCAAGACAGCGGCGCTTCTCTGAGCGCTGATGAAAAGCGTAAGCTCGATACGATTTTAGACATCCCGGTCACCATTTCGATGGAAGTTGGGCGCTCTAAGATCAACATACGGAACTTACTTCAGTTGAACCAGGGGTCTGTTGTTGAACTGGACCGAGTGGCCGGTGAGCCTCTGGATGTGCTGGTCAATGGCACCCTGATTGCCCATGGCGAAGTGGTTGTTGTTAACGATAAGTTCGGTATTCGCCTGACTGACGTTATCAGCCAGGTTGAACGTATCAAAAAGCTTCGCTAACAGACCGCTAATGAGTGCTTTGATATTCTCCAGTGTGGCTGCGGTGCAGCCACCAGGTGGGCTCAGCAGTGAGCTGTTGTCTATGGGCCTGTCTTTGGCGTTTGTGGTGGTGGCAATCATTGGACTGGCCCTGCTTGTGAAACGCTTCAATCCCAATCTCGGTAATAGCCAGGATTTTAAAGTGATCCGCAGTCTGCCGCTTGGCAGCAAAGAGCGATTACTGGTCATTGAAATAGACGATAAACAACACTTGCTTGGTGTGACACCACACAGTATTAATTATTTATATCAGTTAGAGTCGCCTTTAGAAGTGACACCCACAGCCCCATTTGCTCAAGAACTCAGCCGCTTAATGTCTGGCGCAAATAACAATAAGAAATGAACCTATGATCCGATTTTTACTCCTTATCACAGTGTTGTGCTTTGCTCCGGGGGCGTTAGCTGACGGCATTGAGGCACTGAGTGTGACAACCAATCCGGATGGCTCTCAGGAATATTCAGTCACGCTGCAAGTGCTGGCCATAATGACAGCGCTGAGTTTTATTCCTGCTGCTGTGATTATGATGACTTCCTTTACCCGCATCATTGTGGTTTTGGCTATCCTGCGTCAGGCGATTGGCTTGCAGCAATCACCGTCTAACCAGGTATTGGTGGGAATGTCTTTGTTTCTGACCTTTTTTATTATGGCACCTATCTTTAACCAGATTAATGACCGTGCGGTACAGCCTTATCTGAATGAAGAAATGACGTCAATTCAGGCGCTTGAGCAAGCCAAGGAACCGATCAAAGCGTTTATGTTATCGCAAACTCGGATAAAGGATTTGGAAACATTTGCTAAAATAGCAGGCTACGATAAGCTGGACAGCCCGGAAGATACCCCGTTTGTGGTCATTATTCCGGCGTTTGTGACCAGTGAACTGCAAACCGCTTTTATCATCGGCTTTATGTTTTTCATCCCCTTCCTGATTGTGGATCTGGTGGTTGCCAGTGTACTGATGGCGATGGGTATGATGATGCTGTCACCTATGATAGTGGCCTTGCCTTTTAAGATTATGTTGTTTGTGCTGGTCGATGGCTGGTCTCTGATCATGGGTACCCTGGCTCGCAGCTTTGGCTTAGGAGTGTGACATGGAACCAGAAGTTTTTGTCGATATTCTGAGTGATTCGCTTTTTATTGTTATTAAACTGGTGACCGCCATTGTATTGCCGGGCCTGATGATAGGTCTGGTCGTGGCGGTATTCCAGGCGGCAACCTCGATCAACGAACAAACCTTAAGCTTCCTGCCCAGACTTATCGTCACCATTGTAGCCCTGATTTTCGGTGGTCACTGGATGACTCAAGTACTGATGGATTTTTTCAACCAGTTGGTGCTTCAGATCCCAGAAATCGCAGGGTAACGTGCCATGGAGTACCCCTTCGAACTCATTATTCAGGCGCTCAGTGACTATATGTTGCCGTTTATCAGGATCAGTTCGATGATTATGATAATGGCAGGTTTAGGGGCACAGAGTGTCCCAACCCGTATCAAGCTTGCTATGTCAGTTGTTGTGACTGTTTCGGTTGTTCCGGCTATTCCTCAGACCCAGTTCACCGACTTATTTTCTTTCGCCATGGTACTGGTGGTGATGCATGAAATTATAGTCGGGGTCTCAATCGGGTTTGCTTCTATACTGCTGCTCAATACGTTTATTGTTGCGGGTCAGATTCTGGCAATGCAAACGGGGCTTGGTTTTGCTTCAGTGGTCGACCCGGCCAATGGTTTGAGCGTACCGGCAGTCGGTCAGTTTTATCTGATTCTGGCGACATTGTTGTTTTTTGTTTTTAATGGCCACCTGATGATGATCAAGATGGTGGTGTATAGCTTTCAGAGCTGGCCCATTGATGGTAGCTGGTGGGTCGTTGATAATTATTGGCAGATTGTGACCTGGGGCAGCTGGCTATTTGCCACTGCGCTGGCATTGTCGCTGGCACCACTAACCGCCATGCTACTGATAAACCTGTCATTCGGTATTATGACGCGTGCAGCACCGCAGATGAATATTTTCTCTGTGGGGTTTGCTTTTACTATGGTGTCGGGTTTGTTGATCATCTGGGCAACGATGGGGAACTTTGTGATTCAATACGAGTTTCAGTGGCTGAAAATGACAGAATTAATGTGTAACCTGATCGGGTGCACGGTGTAATCGAGTAGCGGGAGCAAAACGATGGCAGAAGATTCTGGTCAGGAACGTACAGAAGAACCCACGGATAAGAAAATTGCAGATGCCCGTAAGAAAGGGCAAGTTGCCCGCTCAAAAGAGTTGGGCACGACATTTGTACTTATATTTTCTGCTGTGTCATTGTTGCTGTACGGCCCGGACATCGCCAAGGGGCTGTACAACATGATGGGTCGAATGTTTACACTGAACCGCAATGAAACCTATGACACCACCAAAATGTTTTCTGTCTGGGGAGATGCATTTTCCGAAATTATTTTTCCGCTGAGTATGTTTGTATTGATCATTATGGTGGCTGGGATTATTGGTAATACGCTGTTAGGTGGCTTTAATTTTAGCTGGCAAGCAGCGGCACCTAAGCCAAGTAAAATGTCCCCAATGAAAGGCATTAAACGGATGTTTGGGCCACAGGCCGCGGTGGAGTTGGTTAAGTCGATCCTCAAGTTTGTATTGGTGGCCGGGTTTGCGATATTGCTAATTAAGGTTTTCTTTTACGAGATACTGCACCTCAGTATCGAGCAAATCCCGGGCAGCATTATGCACTCCCTGGAAATTTTGGCCTGGATGTTTCTGGCGCTGAGTTGCACCATGATCATTATCTCGGCAATTGATGCGCCATATCAGAGTTACAATCATCATAAACAGCTCAAGATGACGCTACAAGAGGTCAAAGATGAGTATAAAAACTCGGAAGGTGATCCTCAGATTAAAGCCCGTATCCGGCGCACACAGCGTGAAATGTCGCAACGACGGATGATGCAGGAAGTGCCTGATGCCGATGTGGTGGTCACCAACCCAACTCATTACTCTGTGGCGCTAAAATACGACACAGAAAAAGCGGGGGCGCCTATGGTGATTGCCAAAGGCGTTGATGAACTCGCCATGCAGATCCGTAAAATTGCTAAAGGGAACGAAGTCCCCATTGTTGAATCACCTGTTTTAACCCGCTCTTTGTATCATACGACCGAAGTTGGCGACCAAATCCCACAAAAACTATTCACCGCTGTGGCCCAGGTGCTGGCCTACGTGTTTCAATTGAAAAAATTTAACAAGGGCCGTGGTAAGCGCCCGGTTGAATTAAAGAAAGACCTGCCCATTCCAGATGAACTGAAACACTAAGCTAATTGGTATCAAACTTGCTTTAATGTAACTGCGTCAATAATTTGTGGTTTGTAAGTTATGGATTTTAAAGCGGTTTTACAACAGATTAATCGAGATAAAAAAGAATATGCAAAAGGGGTCGGTACACCGGTACTGGTTCTGGCTGCATTGGGCATGGTGGTGTTACCTATGCCGCCATTTTTGCTCGATATCTTATTCTCATTCAATATCGCGCTGGCCCTGGTGGTTCTGCTGGTGACGGTTTACACCATGAAACCGCTTGAATTCGGTATGTTTCCATCAGTGCTACTGATTGCGACCATTTTGCGATTGGCGCTGAACGTTGCCAGTACCCGGGTGGTTTTGTTGGAGGGTCATAACGGCGGTGACGCAGCCGGTAAAGTGATCGAAGCATTTGGTTCCGTTGTGATTGGCGGTAACTATGCGGTGGGTCTGGTGGTCTTCCTTATTCTAATCATCATTAACTTTGTGGTTATTACCAAAGGTGCCGGTCGTATCTCTGAAGTATCTGCACGTTTTACCCTGGATGCAATGCCGGGTAAACAGATGGCGATAGACGCAGATTTGAATGCCGGATTTATCTCAGCAGACGAAGCGAGAACACGACGTGAAGAAGTAACCCGTGAAGCCGATTTTTATGGTTCGATGGATGGTGCCAGTAAATTCGTAAAAGGGGATGCCATCGCAGGCATCGTTATCCTGGCAATTAACATCATTGGTGGGTTGTTTGTAGGTATGGTTCAGCACGACCTGACGTTTAGCAGAGCCATGGAGGTATATACCTTACTGACAATCGGAGATGGTCTGGTTGCCCAGCTTCCTTCACTGTTACTGTCAATTGGTACTGCGATTGTGGTGACGCGTCAGAATGAATCGCACAACATGGGTGAGCAAATGACGCAGCAGCTGGGCAATGAGAAATCTTTGTCTATCGCTGCGGGGATCCTGATTGTTATGGGACTCGTACCTGGTATGCCTCATGTTGCCTTCCTCGGTCTGGGTGCCCTGATTGGATATCTGGCTTATTACTCACATCAACAAAAAATTAAAGCACAAGAACAGGAAGCTGAAGAGTCGAAAGGTGGCGCGGTTGCGTCTCAACAGCAGGAACAAAAAGAGCTAGGCTGGGATGATGTACAGCCAGTCGATGTGATTGGCCTGGAAGTGGGTTATCGCCTGATCCCGCTGGTTGATCAGTCGCAAGGTGGTGAGCTGTTAAATCGAATTAAAGGGGTGCGTAAAAAGCTATCTCAGGAACTGGGCTTTTTGGTACCGCCCGTCCACATCCGCGATAACCTGGAACTGGACCCAAATGCATATCGCATCACCTTGATGGGTGTGGGTTCTGGAGATGGTGAGCTGAAGCATGGTGATGAGCTGGCCATCAACCCTGGTCAGGTATTTGGTCCAATTAATGGCGTGGCGACCAAAGATCCTGCGTTTGGCCTGGAAGCGGTATGGATCAAACCAGAGCAAAAAGATGAAGCACATTCTCTGGGCTACACAGTGGTTGACGCAGCGACGGTCGTGGCGACACATATCAGTCAGCTGTTGACCAATAACGCGTCTTTACTTCTGGGGCATGAAGAGGTACAGAATCTGCTTGATATGCTGGCTAAGAGTCATCCTCGTCTGGTTGAAGGTCTGGTACCAGATATCTTGCCACTCACTACGATTGTGAAAGTACTGCAAAACTTGCTGAATGAAGGCGTTGCAATTCGTGACATGCGCTCTATTGTTCAGACCCTGGTTGAGTACGGTCCACGCAGTCAGGACCCGGATGTACTGACGGCTGCAGTGCGTATTTCACTGCGTCGATTGATCGTTCAGGATGCGGTAGGTGGGGCTGAAGAAATCCCTGTCATAACATTGGCGCCCGAGTTGGAACAGATGTTGCATAAGTCTCTACAGAACGCAGGTGATGAGGGGGCAGGCATAGAGCCAGGCCTTGCAGAGCGGCTTCAAGGTTCATTAAGAGAAGCCCATCAAACGCAAGAAATGCTCGGCGAGCCGTCCATCTTATTAACCTCAGGTATGTTAAGAAGTGTGCTGTCAAGATTTGTAAAACACACCATACCGGGACTGAGAGTGATGTCATATCAGGAAGTACCGGATGAGAGACAAATCAAGATAGTGAGCTCAGTTGGACAGTAGAGGACTAGAAGGGGCTGACCATGAAAATTAAACGTTTTTTTGCAAAAGATATGCGTACTGCTTTAAAAGAAGTGAAAGAAGAGCTAGGTGCAGATGCAGTGATCATGTCAAATAAGAAACTGGCAGATGGCGTTGAAATCGTCGCTGCAGTAGACAATGATCGGACACCCGCTCCACAGCCTCAGGCAGCGCAGTCAGCTCCTCAGCAAAGCGCAGCGCAGGCTGCACCTCGCCAGGCAGCCCCAGGGCAAAGTGCTCAGCATAGTTACAGCCAGCCTGCCAGAATGGTTCGTCCTCAACCTCGCCGCGCAGAGCCTCAGAAGCAGGCGCAGGTTGCAGACAGTCTTGAAGCCTTGCTTGAGCGCCAAGCCCCTCGTCCTAAGTCGCCCGAGCTTGCTTCTATGTTTTCTCAGTCTGGCATTAACACCGATGACATGTTCGGCGCTCAGCAACGTAACGAAGCACCGGCAAAAGCAGCGCCCCAGGCTGCACGTCAACCGCGTTATGAAGCGCAAAGTCATGACTTTGATGGCCGTGATGCAGCCACTTCCTGGGAGTTTGGAGATGACCTCGATCAGGGCTTTGGTGACGAACCAGCGGCGCAGAAAAAAGCCAACGATGATGAAATGTCTTCGATGCGTGATGAAATGAACGCCATCCGCCAGTTACTCGAGTTTCAGTTGTCTGGGCTGATGAATCAGGAAATGGCACGTCGTGATCCAACCCGCGCTTGTTTGGTTGAGCGTCTTAAAGGCATGGGAATTGGTGCGGAGGTCGCAGAGCAGATGGCTTGCTTCATTCCTGATGACGTTTCTCGTAAAGAAGCGTGGAACGCATTGCTGAATATGGTTGTCAATCAAATGCATACAACAAACAACGATATTTTGCGTCAGGGCGGTGTATATGCGATGGTCGGACCAACAGGGGTTGGAAAAACCACAACAGTTGCAAAATTAGCAGCGCTGGGCGCACAGAAATATGGTGCAGACAATGTGGCACTGATCACAACGGATACC contains the following coding sequences:
- the flhF gene encoding flagellar biosynthesis protein FlhF, which gives rise to MKIKRFFAKDMRTALKEVKEELGADAVIMSNKKLADGVEIVAAVDNDRTPAPQPQAAQSAPQQSAAQAAPRQAAPGQSAQHSYSQPARMVRPQPRRAEPQKQAQVADSLEALLERQAPRPKSPELASMFSQSGINTDDMFGAQQRNEAPAKAAPQAARQPRYEAQSHDFDGRDAATSWEFGDDLDQGFGDEPAAQKKANDDEMSSMRDEMNAIRQLLEFQLSGLMNQEMARRDPTRACLVERLKGMGIGAEVAEQMACFIPDDVSRKEAWNALLNMVVNQMHTTNNDILRQGGVYAMVGPTGVGKTTTVAKLAALGAQKYGADNVALITTDTYRIGAYEQLATYGRIIGCPVKQVKDANELAEVLYHLRNKRLILIDTAGMSQRDLRLTEQLNTLMRSSRVDIRSYLVLSATAQMHVLQETVNHFKKVNLSGCIFTKLDESLSLGEIISIAIQNRLPIGYLTNGQRVPEDIRVANAQKLVKKAEQLYLKRTKAQHSRRVPVASQTVGMYD
- the flhA gene encoding flagellar biosynthesis protein FlhA — translated: MDFKAVLQQINRDKKEYAKGVGTPVLVLAALGMVVLPMPPFLLDILFSFNIALALVVLLVTVYTMKPLEFGMFPSVLLIATILRLALNVASTRVVLLEGHNGGDAAGKVIEAFGSVVIGGNYAVGLVVFLILIIINFVVITKGAGRISEVSARFTLDAMPGKQMAIDADLNAGFISADEARTRREEVTREADFYGSMDGASKFVKGDAIAGIVILAINIIGGLFVGMVQHDLTFSRAMEVYTLLTIGDGLVAQLPSLLLSIGTAIVVTRQNESHNMGEQMTQQLGNEKSLSIAAGILIVMGLVPGMPHVAFLGLGALIGYLAYYSHQQKIKAQEQEAEESKGGAVASQQQEQKELGWDDVQPVDVIGLEVGYRLIPLVDQSQGGELLNRIKGVRKKLSQELGFLVPPVHIRDNLELDPNAYRITLMGVGSGDGELKHGDELAINPGQVFGPINGVATKDPAFGLEAVWIKPEQKDEAHSLGYTVVDAATVVATHISQLLTNNASLLLGHEEVQNLLDMLAKSHPRLVEGLVPDILPLTTIVKVLQNLLNEGVAIRDMRSIVQTLVEYGPRSQDPDVLTAAVRISLRRLIVQDAVGGAEEIPVITLAPELEQMLHKSLQNAGDEGAGIEPGLAERLQGSLREAHQTQEMLGEPSILLTSGMLRSVLSRFVKHTIPGLRVMSYQEVPDERQIKIVSSVGQ